Proteins from a genomic interval of Capsicum annuum cultivar UCD-10X-F1 chromosome 4, UCD10Xv1.1, whole genome shotgun sequence:
- the LOC107867905 gene encoding uncharacterized protein LOC107867905 yields the protein MGNNYKYKEYHERYLKIDGSRTDKFLLKDGVNSPKGLALIGGQGYEVPTLGKHKILGAQRKRYLDRAYGSFNSVKDDKLGMLEKTQENVLKTVLPKLVTSLSFNEQIISASNSGQVSQVKQSTIRLSLKRAPEDNKEEDKYCASKKYLYRPRAGQQIPCCSEEKLTAGSWSKIDPSNFKLRSDSYFRDKRKFPAPNVSPYTPIGVDLFVCPKKMNHIAQHLVLSHVKGDGKFPPLLIVNIQLPTYPAPMFIGDGDGEGLSLVIYFKISETYDKDISPQFQDSIKRLVEDDMEKVKGFARESSVPFREWLKIMVGAVNPDDLVSNATESKLLNAYNEKPVLSRPQHSFYQGPNYFEVDLDIHRFNYIARKGLDSFRERLAFGILDLGLTIQAQKSEELPEKVLGCVRLNKINFVDDGQIPTLTCVEDSFSG from the exons ATGGGTAACAACTATAAGTACAAGGAGTACCATGAAAGATATCTGAAGATAGATGGAAGTAGAACAGATAAGTTTTTGCTCAAAGATGGAGTTAATAGTCCAAAAGGACTTGCACTTATAGGTGGTCAGGGATATGAAGTTCCAACCCTTGGGAAGCATAAAATCCTTGGTGCCCAAAGGAAGAGATATTTGGACCGTGCATATGGAAGTTTTAATAGCGTCAAAGATGATAAACTCGGTATGCTGGAGAAAACTCAAGAGAATGTGCTCAAGACTGTCTTGCCAAAGCTGGTTACATCCTTGAGTTTCAATGAACAGATCATTAGTGCATCAAATTCAGGCCAAGTTTCTCAAGTTAAGCAATCAACTATAAGGCTTTCTCTAAAGAGAGCACCTGAGGATAACAAAGAAGAGGATAAATATT GTGCCTCAAAAAAATATCTTTACCGTCCCAGGGCGGGGCAGCAAATTCCTTGTTGTTCAGAAGAAAAGTTAACTGCAGGAAGTTGGTCAAAGATCGATCCCTCAAACTTTAAGCTACGTAGTGATAGTTATTTCAG GGACAAGAGAAAATTCCCTGCTCCAAATGTGTCTCCTTATACTCCTATCGGGGTTGATTTATTTGTGTGTCCTAAGAAGATGAATCACATTGCACAACACCTTGTGCTTTCCCATGTAAAAGGAGATGGAAAATTTCCTCCATTACTAATTGTCAATATTCAGTTGCCCACTTATCCAGCTCCAATGTTCATTGGTGATGGTGACGGGGAAGGCTTGAGCCTtgtaatatatttcaaaatttctGAAACTTATGACAAAGACATTTCTCCCCAGTTTCAAGACAGCATCAAG AGATTAGTTGAGGATgatatggaaaaggttaaaggaTTTGCAAGAGAATCATCTGTTCCTTTTAGAGAGTGGTTGAAGATTATGGTTGGAGCGGTTAATCCAGATGATCTTGTATCAAATGCTACTGAAAGTAAGCTTTTGAATGCTTACAATGAGAAACCCGTGCTTTCGCGCCCTCAACACAGTTTTTATCAG GGGCCAAATTACTTCGAGGTTGATCTTGACATTCATCGCTTCAACTACATTGCAAGAAAGGGACTTGACTCTTTTAGGGAGCGCCTAGCATTCGGAATATTGGATCTTGGTCTAACAATTCAg GCACAGAAATCAGAGGAGCTACCGGAGAAGGTGTTGGGATGTGTGAGACTGAACAAGATTAACTTTGTTGATGATGGCCAAATACCAACACTTACGTGTGTTGAAGATTCATTTTCTGGTTGA